A single window of Streptomyces aquilus DNA harbors:
- a CDS encoding winged helix DNA-binding domain-containing protein codes for MTKTDPVLGTRALNRATLDRQLLLKRSHLTARAAVEHLLGLQAQNVKPPYYALAARLDGFRTEALSTLMADREVVRIVTMRSTIHTHTADDALTLRPLVQAARDRELTNFRKGLVGVDLDRLAAVARDLVEAEPRTMKQLREALLEEWPDADPQSLAIAARCRLPLVQVTPRGLWGQSGQVALTTAEHWLGRPAEPVPAPDATVLRYLAAFGPASVKDMQTWSGLTRLREAFERLRPRLLTFRDEHGVELFDLPDAPRPAADTPAPPRFLPEFDNLLLSHADRTRVIPAEYRGRSWVGNMVYATFLVDGFLAGVWRLEEESLVIEPFGKLTRAQRDEVTEEGARMLATMHPGTSYDIRFGTVVRPS; via the coding sequence ATGACGAAGACGGACCCCGTGCTCGGCACCCGCGCACTCAACCGCGCGACCCTCGACCGGCAGCTGCTGCTGAAGCGCTCGCACCTCACGGCGCGGGCGGCCGTGGAGCATCTGCTCGGGCTCCAGGCACAGAACGTCAAGCCGCCGTACTACGCCCTCGCCGCCCGCCTCGACGGCTTCCGCACCGAGGCGCTGTCCACGCTGATGGCCGACCGCGAGGTGGTCCGGATCGTCACCATGCGCTCGACCATCCACACCCACACCGCCGACGACGCCCTCACCCTGCGCCCGCTCGTCCAGGCCGCCCGCGACCGCGAGCTCACCAACTTCCGCAAGGGGCTCGTCGGCGTCGACCTGGACCGGCTCGCCGCCGTCGCCCGCGACCTCGTCGAGGCCGAGCCGCGCACCATGAAGCAGCTGCGCGAGGCCCTGCTCGAAGAGTGGCCGGACGCCGACCCGCAGTCCCTCGCGATCGCCGCCCGCTGCCGCCTCCCCCTCGTCCAGGTCACCCCGCGCGGACTGTGGGGGCAGAGCGGCCAGGTCGCCCTCACCACCGCCGAGCACTGGCTCGGCCGCCCGGCCGAACCCGTCCCGGCGCCGGACGCCACCGTCCTGCGCTATCTCGCCGCCTTCGGCCCCGCCTCCGTCAAGGACATGCAGACCTGGTCCGGCCTGACCCGCCTGCGCGAAGCCTTCGAGCGCCTGCGCCCTCGGCTGCTGACCTTCCGCGACGAGCACGGCGTCGAGCTCTTCGACCTCCCCGACGCCCCGCGCCCCGCCGCCGACACCCCGGCCCCGCCCCGCTTCCTCCCCGAGTTCGACAACCTCCTCCTCTCCCACGCCGACCGCACCCGCGTCATCCCGGCCGAGTACCGGGGCCGCAGCTGGGTCGGGAACATGGTGTACGCCACCTTCCTCGTCGACGGCTTCCTGGCGGGCGTGTGGAGGCTGGAGGAGGAGTCCCTGGTCATCGAGCCCTTCGGGAAGCTCACCAGGGCCCAGCGGGACGAGGTCACGGAAGAGGGGGCCCGCATGCTCGCCACCATGCACCCCGGGACCTCGTACGACATCCGGTTCGGGACCGTCGTACGCCCCTCCTAG
- a CDS encoding LysR family transcriptional regulator has product MELRQLTYFVTVAEELHFGRAAERLHIVQSAVSQQIQRLERELGAGLFDRSPRRVRLTAAGERLLPEARAVLAAAERARAAVAPPPGLRLGTSTGLGEHLDRVLAAFTRRAPDVPVELVSLPVSARLARVAGGQLDAAFVRAVEPVPGVRVLPLWSDPLVAALPAAHPLAARPEIGVGELAGLPLALTERRHNPALVDLVVGACHQAGFEPLPGPVNGSLQDTLATIGTRPLWTVVYASHARVLHTPRVAFVPFRAPGLALSTGLAVRASEPPPYLEELLLACGDHEN; this is encoded by the coding sequence ATGGAACTGCGCCAGCTCACCTACTTCGTCACCGTCGCCGAGGAACTGCACTTCGGGCGGGCCGCCGAGCGGCTGCACATCGTGCAGTCGGCGGTGAGTCAGCAGATCCAGCGGCTGGAGCGGGAGTTGGGGGCCGGCCTGTTCGACCGCTCGCCCCGGCGGGTGCGGCTGACGGCGGCCGGGGAGCGGCTGCTGCCCGAGGCGCGGGCCGTGCTGGCGGCCGCCGAGCGGGCCCGGGCGGCCGTCGCCCCGCCGCCGGGCCTCAGGCTCGGCACCAGCACCGGGCTCGGCGAGCACCTGGACCGGGTCCTCGCCGCGTTCACCCGGCGGGCGCCGGACGTGCCGGTCGAGCTGGTGTCCCTGCCCGTCTCCGCGCGGCTGGCCCGGGTCGCCGGCGGGCAGCTCGACGCCGCGTTCGTACGAGCCGTCGAGCCCGTCCCCGGCGTACGCGTCCTGCCGCTGTGGTCCGACCCCCTGGTGGCCGCGCTGCCCGCCGCGCATCCGCTCGCCGCCCGCCCCGAGATCGGCGTCGGGGAACTCGCCGGACTGCCGCTGGCCCTCACCGAGCGGCGCCACAATCCCGCCCTGGTCGACCTCGTCGTCGGTGCCTGTCACCAGGCCGGGTTCGAGCCGCTGCCCGGACCGGTCAACGGCTCCCTCCAGGACACCCTCGCCACGATCGGCACCCGCCCGCTGTGGACGGTCGTCTACGCCTCCCACGCGCGCGTGCTGCACACCCCGAGGGTGGCCTTCGTACCGTTCCGCGCGCCGGGGCTCGCCCTGTCCACGGGACTGGCCGTGCGGGCGTCGGAGCCCCCGCCGTATCTGGAGGAACTGCTCCTGGCCTGCGGCGATCACGAGAACTGA
- the dmpI gene encoding 4-oxalocrotonate tautomerase DmpI, translating into MPIVTVQQGPRDTELKRDLVKRITDAFVDAYKIPAETVQVWIHEVPTDSWGAAGKLTADK; encoded by the coding sequence ATGCCGATCGTCACCGTCCAGCAGGGCCCGCGCGACACCGAGCTCAAGCGGGACCTCGTCAAGCGGATCACCGACGCGTTCGTGGACGCGTACAAGATCCCCGCCGAGACCGTCCAGGTCTGGATCCACGAGGTGCCCACCGACAGCTGGGGCGCGGCCGGGAAGCTCACCGCCGACAAGTAG
- a CDS encoding S1 family peptidase — translation MFGLNRARKTAAVIAAGAAAAATALLGAPTAVAAPQPIVGGSTTTTTSYPFMMQITDASQNQFCGGTLVSSTKVVTAAHCMVGETTSSVRVVGGRTYLNGTNGTVSRVSKIWINPGYTDATNGDDVAVLTLSTAMSYTPASYVSSSQTSVYAAGTTARILGWGTTSENGSSSNQLRTATVPIVSDSSCASSYGSDFVQSDMVCAGYTSGGVDTCQGDSGGPLLIGGVLAGITSWGEGCAEAGYPGVYTRLTTFSSLVTAQVNS, via the coding sequence ATGTTCGGGCTCAACCGCGCAAGAAAGACCGCGGCCGTCATCGCGGCCGGCGCTGCGGCCGCAGCGACCGCGCTGCTCGGCGCCCCCACCGCCGTAGCCGCTCCCCAGCCCATCGTCGGCGGTTCCACGACCACGACCACCTCGTACCCGTTCATGATGCAGATCACGGACGCCTCCCAGAACCAGTTCTGCGGCGGCACCCTGGTCTCCTCGACCAAGGTCGTGACGGCGGCCCACTGCATGGTCGGCGAGACCACGAGCAGCGTCCGCGTCGTCGGTGGCCGGACCTACCTCAACGGCACCAACGGCACGGTCAGCCGGGTCAGCAAGATCTGGATCAACCCCGGCTACACCGACGCCACCAACGGCGACGACGTGGCCGTCCTCACCCTCTCGACGGCGATGTCGTACACCCCGGCGTCGTACGTCTCCTCGTCCCAGACCAGTGTGTACGCGGCCGGCACCACCGCGCGCATCCTCGGCTGGGGCACCACCTCGGAGAACGGCAGCTCCTCCAACCAGCTGCGGACCGCGACCGTGCCGATCGTGTCCGACTCCAGCTGCGCGAGCTCCTACGGTTCGGACTTCGTCCAGTCCGACATGGTTTGCGCCGGATACACCTCTGGCGGCGTTGACACCTGCCAGGGCGACAGCGGCGGTCCCCTGCTCATCGGGGGCGTCCTGGCAGGGATCACTTCTTGGGGCGAGGGCTGCGCGGAGGCCGGTTACCCGGGTGTCTACACCCGGCTGACCACCTTCTCCAGCCTGGTGACCGCGCAGGTCAACTCATAG
- a CDS encoding ATP-binding protein encodes MIGREEVFGQAREQLARGGSVLLHGPAGIGKSTVLRALAADNGGSAHTVLRCSATESESHLPFLALADLLGLVLDEVSGKLPVAQRTALESALTGRGESTLQRDGLALRLAVLSALRALAAEGPVLIVADDVQWLDSASAELLGFAARRLGGTPVRMLCAVRTEGQEYDRHLRASPPDTLALRVNPLSRTQVSELLGHRGYTGLPRSTVRDIHRTSGGNPLFALELGRALSENPTPPRPGEPLPVPTSLRTLVLNRLEMLSDEARRTLLVASAGARPTPALLRAAGRENAEAETAQAAALGLLATDPEGPAVRFAHPLISAALYAEAPAHERRAAHAALSKAASDPIERARHLALATTGTDPDTADSLAEAASLARDRGAPSVAASLGLLAARHTPAEGNPDARRLQAAEDAITAGELDLARDIARDVLTRATVPADRVRAWIIVIDTAGHAMTEVDSVFPQALADAGDDPQLLALIHYQLTWRAVLVDGDFDRAREEAAHSAALAAQAGDRYNELMALAFQAQIETLMGHPDAPATIKKALKEPQDPRVSCHHNGAGYSRFRWLIMSDQLAEARTTVTALLREVQRTGAVESEVHFLRGVAETELRSGHCGRALDLARESLMMARDTGIGEVASAVLTSLGEASGGDVERALELAREAVAHAEEDGDQMYVSRALTALGYAQLVAGDAEGAVRSLRRVRELEHGLGITDPARGRWQGDLAEALVRTGELREAQDVIDVTREQALRLGRESVLAVLDRAEGLLRAARGEHEAALAQLTSVQDRLAKLGYGLEEARTAFALAQLRTRRPGPTSYDEAARLFRRCRALPWLRQVDAASVVPAAEPEPAAVPAPASDALEGLAAMERQVAALVMEGATNREIAARLFISVKTVEATLTRVYRKLGIRSRVDIVRLAAGRRTK; translated from the coding sequence GTGATCGGCCGTGAGGAGGTGTTCGGCCAGGCCCGCGAGCAGCTCGCCCGGGGCGGCAGCGTGCTGCTGCACGGCCCCGCCGGAATAGGAAAATCCACCGTCCTGCGGGCATTGGCCGCCGATAACGGCGGCTCGGCGCACACCGTGTTGCGCTGCTCGGCCACCGAGTCCGAATCGCATCTCCCCTTCCTCGCCCTCGCCGACCTGCTCGGTCTGGTCCTCGACGAGGTCTCCGGCAAGCTGCCCGTCGCCCAGCGCACCGCGCTGGAGTCGGCGCTCACCGGCCGCGGCGAATCCACCCTCCAGCGCGACGGCCTCGCCCTGCGCCTCGCGGTGCTGTCGGCGCTGCGCGCGCTCGCCGCCGAGGGCCCGGTGCTGATCGTCGCCGACGACGTGCAGTGGCTGGACTCGGCCAGCGCCGAACTCCTCGGCTTCGCCGCCCGCCGCCTCGGCGGCACCCCGGTGCGGATGCTGTGCGCGGTGCGGACCGAGGGCCAGGAGTACGACCGTCACCTACGCGCGTCACCCCCCGACACCCTCGCCCTGCGCGTCAACCCGCTCTCCCGCACCCAGGTCTCCGAGCTGCTCGGCCACCGCGGCTACACCGGCCTGCCCCGCTCCACGGTCCGGGACATCCACCGCACCAGCGGCGGCAACCCGCTCTTCGCCCTGGAACTCGGCCGCGCCCTCAGCGAGAACCCGACCCCGCCCCGCCCCGGCGAGCCGCTCCCGGTGCCCACCTCGCTGCGCACCCTGGTCCTCAACCGCCTGGAGATGCTCTCGGACGAAGCCCGCCGCACCCTCCTCGTCGCGAGCGCCGGCGCCCGCCCCACCCCCGCCCTGCTGCGCGCGGCCGGCCGGGAGAACGCCGAGGCGGAGACCGCCCAGGCCGCCGCCCTCGGCCTGCTGGCCACCGACCCCGAGGGTCCCGCCGTACGGTTCGCGCATCCGCTGATCTCGGCCGCGCTGTACGCGGAGGCGCCCGCGCACGAGAGAAGGGCGGCGCACGCGGCGCTGTCGAAGGCCGCCTCCGACCCCATCGAGCGGGCCCGGCATCTCGCCCTGGCCACCACCGGCACCGACCCGGACACCGCCGACAGCCTCGCCGAGGCGGCCTCCCTCGCCCGGGACCGCGGCGCCCCCTCGGTCGCCGCCTCCCTCGGCCTGCTCGCCGCCCGCCACACCCCCGCCGAGGGCAACCCCGACGCACGGCGCCTCCAGGCCGCCGAGGACGCGATCACCGCCGGTGAGCTGGACCTCGCCCGGGACATCGCCCGGGACGTACTGACCCGGGCGACCGTGCCCGCGGACCGGGTGCGGGCCTGGATCATCGTGATCGACACGGCGGGCCACGCCATGACCGAGGTCGACTCGGTCTTCCCGCAGGCCCTCGCCGACGCGGGCGACGACCCCCAGCTGCTCGCCCTGATCCACTACCAGCTGACCTGGCGGGCCGTGCTGGTGGACGGCGACTTCGACCGGGCCCGGGAGGAGGCGGCGCACTCGGCGGCGCTCGCCGCGCAGGCCGGCGACCGCTACAACGAGCTGATGGCGCTGGCCTTCCAGGCCCAGATCGAGACCCTCATGGGCCACCCGGACGCCCCCGCGACCATCAAGAAGGCCCTGAAGGAACCCCAGGACCCGCGGGTGTCGTGCCATCACAACGGCGCCGGCTACTCCCGGTTCCGCTGGCTGATCATGAGCGACCAGCTGGCCGAGGCCCGTACGACGGTCACCGCGCTGCTGCGCGAGGTGCAGCGCACCGGGGCCGTCGAGAGCGAGGTGCACTTCCTGCGCGGGGTGGCCGAGACCGAACTGCGCTCCGGGCACTGCGGCCGCGCCCTCGACCTCGCCCGGGAGAGCCTGATGATGGCCCGGGACACCGGCATCGGTGAGGTCGCCTCCGCGGTCCTCACCTCGCTCGGCGAGGCCTCGGGCGGCGATGTGGAACGGGCGCTGGAGCTGGCCCGGGAGGCCGTCGCCCACGCCGAGGAGGACGGCGACCAGATGTACGTCTCCCGCGCGCTGACCGCCCTCGGCTACGCCCAGCTGGTCGCCGGGGACGCCGAGGGAGCCGTCCGCTCGCTGCGCCGGGTGCGCGAGCTGGAGCACGGGCTCGGCATCACCGACCCGGCCCGCGGCCGCTGGCAGGGCGATCTCGCCGAGGCCCTCGTCCGGACCGGCGAGCTGCGCGAGGCCCAGGACGTCATCGACGTCACCCGGGAACAGGCGCTGCGGCTCGGCCGGGAGAGCGTGCTCGCGGTGCTGGACCGCGCCGAGGGGCTGCTGCGCGCCGCGCGCGGTGAACACGAGGCCGCGCTCGCCCAGTTGACCTCGGTGCAGGACCGGCTCGCCAAACTCGGGTACGGCCTGGAGGAGGCCCGCACCGCCTTCGCGCTGGCCCAGCTGCGCACCCGGCGCCCGGGGCCGACGTCGTACGACGAGGCGGCCCGGCTCTTCCGGCGCTGCCGGGCGCTGCCCTGGCTGCGGCAGGTGGACGCGGCGAGCGTCGTACCGGCGGCCGAACCGGAACCGGCCGCCGTGCCCGCGCCGGCGTCCGACGCCCTCGAAGGGCTCGCGGCGATGGAGCGTCAGGTCGCCGCGCTCGTCATGGAGGGCGCCACCAACCGGGAGATCGCCGCCCGGCTGTTCATCAGCGTCAAGACGGTCGAGGCGACGCTGACCCGGGTCTACCGCAAGCTGGGGATCCGCTCGCGGGTGGACATCGTCCGACTGGCGGCGGGGCGCCGTACGAAGTGA
- a CDS encoding response regulator transcription factor — protein sequence MSTDAAEIRNALVRLRRTTGLPVAFGGLVEAGRPQMRISELSGTSTVALRALAVVSGSGLGGKAVALARPCAVTDYSSSRQISHEYDAPVAAEGLRSIVAVPVVVRRRVRGVLYGALRTVQPLGDRVLSAAMEAARDVEQALVVREEARELVAAAGPAEVDPVSREQVREAHAALRALAPRITDPELRAELLDACGLLTPRQPERATLTPRELDVLACVAAGATNAAAARRLGLRPETVKGYLRSAMRRLGAHTRGEAVAAARRAGLLP from the coding sequence GTGAGCACGGACGCTGCGGAGATCCGGAACGCGCTGGTGCGGCTGCGGCGCACGACCGGGCTCCCGGTCGCCTTCGGCGGGCTGGTGGAGGCCGGCCGGCCGCAGATGCGCATCAGCGAACTGAGCGGTACCTCGACGGTCGCGCTGCGCGCGCTCGCCGTGGTCTCGGGCAGCGGCCTGGGCGGCAAGGCCGTCGCGCTCGCCCGGCCCTGCGCGGTGACCGACTACTCGTCCTCACGGCAGATCAGCCACGAGTACGACGCCCCGGTCGCCGCCGAGGGCCTGCGCTCGATCGTGGCGGTGCCCGTCGTCGTACGGCGCCGGGTGCGGGGTGTCCTGTACGGGGCGCTGCGCACCGTACAGCCGCTCGGTGACCGGGTGCTGAGCGCGGCGATGGAGGCGGCGCGGGACGTGGAGCAGGCGCTGGTGGTGCGCGAGGAGGCGCGGGAACTGGTGGCGGCGGCCGGGCCGGCCGAGGTGGACCCGGTGTCGCGGGAGCAGGTCCGGGAGGCGCACGCGGCGCTGCGCGCGCTGGCGCCGCGGATCACCGACCCGGAGCTGCGGGCCGAACTCCTCGACGCCTGCGGGCTGCTCACGCCCCGGCAACCGGAGCGGGCCACGCTCACCCCGCGGGAGCTGGACGTCCTCGCCTGTGTGGCCGCGGGGGCGACGAACGCGGCCGCCGCCCGGCGGCTGGGGCTGCGGCCGGAGACGGTCAAGGGATACCTGCGGTCGGCCATGCGCAGGCTCGGCGCGCACACCCGAGGAGAGGCGGTGGCGGCGGCGCGCCGGGCGGGGCTGCTGCCCTAG
- a CDS encoding AMP-binding protein, translating into MTTELFRGARDFLLAHREDYATAYEGFAWPRPERFNWALDWFDVIAHGNAATALHIVEEDGRETKLSFGELAVRSDQAANWLRERGVAAEDRILVMLGNQAELWITALAAMKLRAVVIPATPLLGPADLRDRVERGRVRHVIVRSEDADKFAEVPGSYTRIAAGDPVAGWLALDDLYEADASFTPDGPTRADDPLMLYFTSGTTARPKLVEHTHTSYPIGHLATMYWIGLKPGDVHLNISSPGWAKHAWSNLFAPWNAEATVFIHNYTRFDAARLMAEMDRAGVTTFCAPPTVWRMLIQADLTQLRTPPREVVAAGEPLNPEVIEQVRRAWGVTIRDGFGQTETAVQVSNSPGQPLKTGSMGRPSPGYRVELLDPVTGAPGAAEGEIALDLSARPVGLMTGYHGDADRTAEAMAGGYYRTGDIGSRDEDGYITYVGRADDVFKASDYKISPFELESALLEHEAVAEAAVVPAPDELRLAVPKAYVVLAEGWEPGPDTAKVLFEHSREVLAPYKRIRRLEFAPLPKTVSGKIRRIELREATAEGSDAEYREEDFR; encoded by the coding sequence ATGACGACGGAGCTGTTCCGCGGTGCGCGGGACTTCCTGCTCGCCCACCGCGAGGACTACGCGACGGCCTACGAGGGCTTCGCCTGGCCGCGTCCCGAGCGCTTCAACTGGGCGCTCGACTGGTTCGACGTCATCGCGCACGGGAACGCCGCGACCGCGCTGCACATCGTCGAGGAGGACGGCCGGGAGACCAAGCTGTCCTTCGGGGAGCTGGCGGTCCGCTCCGACCAGGCCGCGAACTGGCTGCGGGAGCGGGGGGTGGCCGCCGAGGACCGCATCCTGGTGATGCTGGGCAACCAGGCCGAGCTGTGGATCACGGCGCTGGCCGCGATGAAGCTGCGCGCCGTCGTCATCCCGGCCACCCCGCTGCTCGGCCCGGCCGACCTGCGCGACCGTGTCGAGCGCGGGCGGGTGCGGCATGTGATCGTGCGCTCCGAGGACGCGGACAAGTTCGCGGAGGTGCCCGGCTCCTACACCCGGATCGCGGCGGGCGACCCGGTGGCGGGCTGGCTGGCGCTGGACGACCTGTACGAGGCCGACGCCTCGTTCACGCCCGACGGCCCCACCCGTGCCGACGACCCGCTGATGCTGTACTTCACCTCGGGCACCACCGCCCGCCCCAAGCTGGTCGAGCACACCCACACCTCGTACCCGATCGGGCACCTGGCCACCATGTACTGGATCGGCCTCAAGCCCGGCGACGTGCATCTGAACATCTCCTCGCCCGGCTGGGCCAAGCACGCCTGGTCGAACCTGTTCGCGCCCTGGAACGCGGAAGCCACCGTCTTCATCCACAACTACACGCGCTTCGACGCGGCCCGCCTGATGGCCGAGATGGACCGCGCGGGAGTCACCACCTTCTGCGCGCCGCCGACCGTGTGGCGGATGCTCATCCAGGCCGACCTGACCCAGCTGCGGACCCCGCCGCGGGAGGTGGTGGCGGCGGGCGAGCCGCTGAACCCCGAGGTCATCGAGCAGGTGCGGCGGGCGTGGGGCGTGACGATCCGGGACGGCTTCGGGCAGACGGAGACGGCCGTGCAGGTCTCCAACAGCCCCGGTCAGCCCCTGAAGACCGGCTCCATGGGACGGCCCAGCCCCGGCTACCGGGTGGAGCTGCTCGACCCGGTGACGGGAGCGCCCGGCGCGGCCGAGGGCGAGATCGCACTCGACCTGTCCGCCCGTCCCGTCGGCCTGATGACCGGCTACCACGGCGACGCGGACCGTACGGCGGAGGCGATGGCCGGCGGCTACTACCGCACGGGCGACATCGGTTCGCGGGACGAGGACGGATACATCACGTATGTCGGCCGGGCCGACGACGTCTTCAAGGCCAGCGACTACAAGATCAGCCCCTTCGAGCTGGAGAGCGCGCTGCTGGAGCACGAGGCCGTCGCCGAGGCGGCCGTGGTGCCCGCGCCGGACGAGCTGCGGCTCGCGGTGCCGAAGGCGTACGTGGTGCTGGCGGAGGGCTGGGAGCCCGGCCCGGACACCGCGAAGGTCCTCTTCGAGCACTCGCGGGAGGTGCTCGCCCCGTACAAGCGCATCCGCCGGCTGGAGTTCGCGCCGCTGCCCAAGACCGTCTCCGGCAAGATCCGCCGCATCGAGCTGCGCGAGGCCACGGCCGAGGGCTCGGACGCCGAGTACCGCGAGGAGGACTTCCGATGA
- a CDS encoding AMP-binding protein — protein sequence MSSYSHGTSGTSLLGDTIGANLDRAVARWPEREALVDVPSGRRWTYGEFAADVEELAYALLASGVAKGDRVGIWAVNCPEWVLVQYATARIGAIMVNINPAYRTHEVEYVLNQAGISLLFASVGHKTSDYRAMVGEVRGKCPQLRETVFIGDPSWDALLARATPAPYPELSCDDPINIQYTSGTTGFPKGATLSHHNILNNGYFVGELIAYSEQDRICIPVPFYHCFGMVMGNLAATSHGACMVIPAPSFDPKATLEAVQQERCTSLYGVPTMFIAELNDPDFATYDLSSLRTGIMAGSPCPVEVMKRVVAEMHMAEVSICYGMTETSPVSLQTRRDDDLEHRTGTVGRVLPHIEVKVVDPATGVTQPRGTAGELCTRGYSVMLGYWNEPEKTAESIDAGRWMHTGDLAVMREDGYVEIVGRIKDMIIRGGENIYPREIEEFLYAHPKIADVQVVGVPHERYGEEVLACVIPRDPADPPTLEEVRAFCEGRLAHYKVPSRLQVLESFPMTVSGKVRKVELRETYAAE from the coding sequence ATGAGCTCCTACAGCCATGGCACGAGCGGGACGTCACTGCTCGGGGACACGATCGGCGCGAACCTCGACCGGGCGGTGGCCCGTTGGCCGGAGCGCGAGGCGCTGGTCGACGTACCGTCCGGGCGGCGCTGGACGTACGGTGAATTCGCCGCGGACGTCGAGGAGTTGGCGTACGCGCTGCTGGCGAGCGGGGTCGCCAAGGGCGACCGGGTGGGCATCTGGGCGGTCAACTGCCCCGAGTGGGTGCTGGTCCAGTACGCCACCGCCCGCATCGGCGCCATCATGGTGAACATCAACCCGGCGTACCGCACCCACGAGGTCGAGTACGTCCTCAACCAGGCCGGGATCTCCCTGCTGTTCGCGTCCGTCGGCCACAAGACCAGCGACTACCGGGCGATGGTCGGGGAAGTGCGGGGGAAGTGCCCGCAGTTGCGGGAGACCGTGTTCATCGGGGACCCGAGCTGGGACGCGCTGCTCGCCCGCGCGACCCCGGCGCCGTATCCGGAGCTGTCCTGCGACGACCCGATCAACATCCAGTACACGTCGGGGACGACGGGCTTCCCGAAGGGGGCGACACTCTCCCACCACAACATCCTCAACAACGGCTACTTCGTAGGTGAGTTGATCGCCTACTCAGAGCAGGACCGGATCTGTATCCCGGTCCCCTTCTACCACTGCTTCGGCATGGTGATGGGCAACCTGGCGGCGACCTCGCACGGCGCCTGCATGGTGATCCCGGCCCCGTCCTTCGACCCGAAGGCCACGCTGGAGGCGGTGCAGCAGGAGCGCTGCACCTCGTTGTACGGCGTACCGACCATGTTCATCGCGGAGTTGAACGACCCGGACTTCGCGACGTACGACCTCTCCTCCCTCCGCACCGGCATCATGGCCGGCTCGCCCTGCCCGGTGGAGGTGATGAAACGGGTGGTCGCCGAGATGCACATGGCGGAGGTCTCCATCTGCTACGGCATGACGGAGACGTCCCCCGTGTCCTTGCAGACGCGCCGCGACGACGACCTGGAACACCGCACCGGCACGGTCGGCCGGGTCCTGCCGCACATCGAGGTCAAGGTCGTCGACCCGGCGACCGGGGTGACCCAACCCCGGGGCACGGCAGGGGAGTTGTGCACCCGGGGCTACAGCGTGATGCTCGGCTACTGGAACGAGCCCGAGAAGACCGCCGAGTCGATCGACGCGGGACGCTGGATGCACACCGGCGACCTGGCCGTGATGCGTGAGGACGGCTACGTCGAGATCGTCGGCCGCATCAAGGACATGATCATCCGGGGTGGCGAGAACATCTACCCGCGCGAGATCGAGGAGTTCCTCTACGCCCACCCGAAGATCGCGGACGTGCAGGTCGTCGGCGTACCCCACGAGCGGTACGGCGAGGAGGTACTGGCCTGCGTCATCCCCCGCGACCCGGCCGACCCGCCGACCCTGGAGGAGGTACGCGCCTTCTGCGAGGGCCGGCTGGCGCACTACAAGGTGCCGAGCAGGCTCCAGGTGCTGGAGTCGTTCCCGATGACGGTGTCGGGGAAGGTACGCAAGGTGGAACTGCGGGAGACGTACGCGGCGGAATAG
- a CDS encoding GNAT family N-acetyltransferase: protein MRIRPVAADELTALQDIERAAGTVFHAVGMTAIAEDEPFPVDVLEGYRSQGRAWVAVGDEDRPVGYLIGEPVDGALHVEQVSVHPDFAHRRIGEALLAHAAERARDEGLTGLTLTTFTEVPWNAPYYERLGFRVLGEAELTPGLRKIRAHEAELGLDRWPRVCMRRD, encoded by the coding sequence ATGCGCATCCGCCCCGTCGCAGCCGACGAACTCACCGCCCTCCAGGACATCGAGCGCGCCGCCGGTACCGTCTTCCACGCGGTCGGCATGACGGCGATCGCCGAGGACGAGCCGTTCCCGGTGGACGTTCTGGAGGGGTACCGCAGCCAGGGGCGGGCCTGGGTCGCGGTCGGCGACGAGGATCGCCCCGTCGGCTATCTGATCGGTGAGCCCGTCGACGGTGCCCTGCACGTCGAGCAGGTCTCGGTCCACCCGGACTTCGCGCACCGGCGCATCGGTGAGGCCCTCCTCGCCCACGCCGCCGAACGCGCCCGCGACGAGGGCCTCACCGGTCTCACCCTGACCACCTTCACCGAGGTGCCCTGGAACGCCCCGTACTACGAGCGCCTCGGCTTCCGCGTGCTCGGCGAGGCCGAACTCACCCCCGGGCTGCGGAAGATCCGCGCCCATGAGGCCGAGCTCGGCCTCGACCGCTGGCCGCGCGTGTGCATGCGCCGGGACTGA